In Anaerolineae bacterium, the genomic stretch GGAGGCACGTATTGGGCGCAGACCGGCATGGCCTGCGGGCAACGGGGGTGGAAACGACACCCCAGCGGCGGGTCGAGCAAACTGGGCGGCGCGCCAGAGAGGGTGGCCAGTTCCAAACCGTCTTCCAGGCGAATGCTCGGCACGGAGGCCAGCAACCCCTGGGTGTAGGGATGCAGGGTGCGGTGGAAGATGTCGTGCACCGGGCCGATCTCCGCCATCCGTCCGGCGTACATCACCGCCACCCGGTCGGCCAACTCGGCCACGATGCCGATGTTGTGGGTGATGAGGATGAGGGTGAGGTTGAACTCCTCGCGCAACTCGCGCAGCAGGTCAAGGAATTGGGCCTCCACGATGACATCCAGGCTGGTGGTCGGCTCGTCGGCGATGATGAGGTCGGCGTTCAACGCCAGACCAATGCCGATCATGATGCGCTGGCGCATCCCGCCCGACAGTTGGTGGGGGTAATCCTTGAGCCGGTCGGGGGAAATGCCCAGGCGCTGGACGAGGTGCGCGGCCCGCTCCCAGGCCTCCTGTTTGGAAACCTGGGGCTCGTGCACGCGAATGGTCTCCACAATATGGTCCCCGATGCGCTGCAGGGGGTTGAGAGAGGTCATCGGGTCCTGGAAGACCATGGAGATATGCCGGCCACGCAGGCGGCGCATCTCCTCCTCGGAGAGCTGCAGCAAATCGCGGCCCTGGAAGAGAATGTGCCCCCCGGTGATGCGCCCCGGTGGGCGTACCATGCGCAGCAAGGCCATCCCCAGGGTGGACTTGCCGCAGCCGCTCTCGCCCACCAGGCCCAGCACTTCGCCCCGGTGGAGGGTGAAACTCACATCATCCACGGCCCGCACTGGCCCCAGGCGGGTCTCGTAGGTCACGGTCAGGTGTTCGACTTGCAGTAAGGGTTCCATGGGCGTCAGGTGTCAAGAATTGGGGATCAGGACTGGTTAGCGAATGGCTATTCCTCTGTGAGGCGGGGGTTGAGCAGTTCGCCCAAACCTTCGCCCAGCAGGCTGAAGCCCAGCGCCACCAGGGTGATCATCAGGCCGGGGAAGGTAATGGGCCACCAGTAGCCCCGCGGCAGGTAGGCTTTGCCTTTGTTCAGGTCGAAGCCCCAATCCGGGGTGGGCGGTTGCAGCCCCAGGCCCAGAAAAGCCAGACCGGCCTCGGTGAGGATGGCGTCGGCTACATTGAGGCTGAAGACCACCACCAGGGTGGGCACCACATTGGGGAAGATGTACATCCCCAGGATTTCCCGTTTGCGGGACCCCAGGGCGCGCGCCGCTTCCACATAGAGTTCCTCTTTGATAGAGAGCACCTGGGAGCGAGTCATGCGGAAATAGGTGGGGATGTATACAACCGCGATGGCGATAGCGATGTTGATCACCCCGGTCCCCAGCACAGCGGCCACGGCGATGGCCAGGATCAGGCCGGGGAAGGAGTAGATGCTGTCCATGATCAGGGAAAGCACCCGGTCGAAGCGCCCGCCGAAAAAGCCGGAAAGCAGGCCCAGGGGCACGCCCACCAGCGCGGAAAAGAGGGCCGAGAGGATGGCCACGGTCAACACGGCCCGCGCGCCCCAAATGAGGCGACTGAGGATGTCGCGCCCCAGGTTGTCGGTGCCCAGCCAGAAGCGGGGCCCAAAGGGCCCGCCCACCTGAACGAAGTCGGGGTTGGCCGCCAGGGCTTCTGGGGCCTTCCGCGCCGAAAACAATACGGCCTGAGCCTTCCCGGCGCGCACCTGTTCGAACAGGTCCTTGTCCACCTGGAAGCGCTTGAGAGAAAGGCCGCGCTCCTCGGCGAGCAGCGCCGCGGTGGTGTTGTAATAGGCGGCCACGGTGATGCCTTCAAGCGAGGTGATGCCGCTGCCCTGGGGGGCCAGCAGCACCACCCGGCCACCGCCAGGGGGTTCAAAAGGCCCGCCGGCGCTCACCGTGGGGTCAAAGGGGCTGAGCACCGGGGCCAACAGGGTGATCAGGATGATGAGCAGCAGCAAGACGCCCCCGGTAACCGTCCAGTACCATTCGGCGCCGTACCAGTAGGCCCCATGGAGCAAACGGCCCAAGAGGCTGGTAGGTTCCACGGGGTGCTTTGCGTCGGTCGTCTTCATCGCTGGGTCTCTATCCTCACAAGGGCGATCAGGCGCATTCGCTTAGTAACGAATGCGCGGGTCAATCCAGGCGTAGATGACATCCACCAGCAGGCTCACGCTGGCGACCAGCACGGCGAAAATGACCACCGTGCCCTGGATGGAAGGGAAGTCGCGGTACGTGATGCGCTCCACCAGGAAGCGCCCCAAACCCGGCCAGGAAAAGGTGCTTTCGGTGAGCACGGCCCCGGCCAGCAAAAGGGCGAACTGCAGGCCCAACATGGTGATAATCGGAATAAGGGCGTTCTTCAGGGCATGGCGATACACTACCGTGCGCTCCGGGACGCCCCGCGCCCGCGCCGCTGTGACGAAATCCAGTTTCAACACCTGAAGCATGTTCGAACGGGTCAGGCGCACAAAGATGCCGGAGAGATACAGGCCCAGGGTCAGCGCAGGCATGATGAGATGAAACAGGCTATCCTTGAGCGCCGGCCAGTTGCGTGTGAGCAGGCTATCCACCACATACAACCCGGTGATGTGCTCGGGGGCCATGCTGAGGTTGCTGATGCGGCCAGCCACCGGCAGCCAGCGCAGCCAAACGCCGAAGATCAACTGCATCATCAGCCCCAGCCAAAAGACCGGGATGGCGTACACCACGATGGCGTACAACCGCAAGCCGTAATCGACCGGCGAGCGTCGGTGATGCGCGGCATAGGCTCCCAAGCCGATCCCCACCACGGCGGTGACCAGCATCCCGGCCAGAGAGAGTTCCAGCGTGGCCGGGAAATGGTCCCAGATTTGCTGGGCAACCGACTGCCCACGCACGGGGCTCAGCGTGGTCCCCAAATCCAGATGGAGCAGATCCCACAGATATTCACCATACTGCACATAGAGGGGCTTGTCCAGTCCCAGGGTGTGACGGATCTCGTCGATGTACTCCTGCGGCGCCCCAGGTCGAATGGCCGCCTTGACGGGGTCCCCTGGCATCACCCGCAGAATGAGGAAGACCAGGGTGACCAACACAAAAATCATGGGGATCGTCAGCAGGGTACGGATGAGCAGATATCGTCCAAGAGAGCGCATAGGCGTTTACCGCAAGGGGGTTGGGGGAAATGAAGAAGTCGGGGCAAGGAAAAACCGGGGGAGGGAGTTCACCCTCCCCCGGTTCAGCCATGCTGGCTTATTTCTTCTCGAACAGGAAATAGTGGTTGAGCATCACCGGATCCAGCACAATGCCGGAGATGTTGCTGCGGGCCGCCACCTGCAACTTGCCCTGGGTCAAAGGCAGGGTGGGGATGTCTTCGGCCCACAGTTTCTGGATGTCCTCGAAGACCTTCTGGCGCTCAGCGCCGCGCAAATCGGAGGCGGACTGTTCCTGCTGGAACAGGGCATCCATCTGCTCCGAGGCGTAGTAGGAACCGATGTCATCCGAAGCGTCGGAGGCAGCGAAGGGGTAGGTGTAGTTGTCCGGATCCATGTAATCCGGGTACCAACCCAACAGGAACATACCCATGGAGCCGAACTGATCGGTGTAGGTGGCCCACTCGGCGCTCTGGAGGTTCACCTTGATCATGCCGGTCTCCTCCAGGGACTCCTTGACCACCTGGGCCACATCGGCCTCGGTGTCGCCATAGTGGGTGGGCGTCCACCAGAGGTCGATTTCCAGCGGGTTGTCGGTGCTATAGCCGGCCTCCTGAAGCAGCGCCTTGGCCTTGTCCAGGT encodes the following:
- a CDS encoding ABC transporter permease; its protein translation is MRSLGRYLLIRTLLTIPMIFVLVTLVFLILRVMPGDPVKAAIRPGAPQEYIDEIRHTLGLDKPLYVQYGEYLWDLLHLDLGTTLSPVRGQSVAQQIWDHFPATLELSLAGMLVTAVVGIGLGAYAAHHRRSPVDYGLRLYAIVVYAIPVFWLGLMMQLIFGVWLRWLPVAGRISNLSMAPEHITGLYVVDSLLTRNWPALKDSLFHLIMPALTLGLYLSGIFVRLTRSNMLQVLKLDFVTAARARGVPERTVVYRHALKNALIPIITMLGLQFALLLAGAVLTESTFSWPGLGRFLVERITYRDFPSIQGTVVIFAVLVASVSLLVDVIYAWIDPRIRY
- a CDS encoding ABC transporter permease subunit; protein product: MKTTDAKHPVEPTSLLGRLLHGAYWYGAEWYWTVTGGVLLLLIILITLLAPVLSPFDPTVSAGGPFEPPGGGRVVLLAPQGSGITSLEGITVAAYYNTTAALLAEERGLSLKRFQVDKDLFEQVRAGKAQAVLFSARKAPEALAANPDFVQVGGPFGPRFWLGTDNLGRDILSRLIWGARAVLTVAILSALFSALVGVPLGLLSGFFGGRFDRVLSLIMDSIYSFPGLILAIAVAAVLGTGVINIAIAIAVVYIPTYFRMTRSQVLSIKEELYVEAARALGSRKREILGMYIFPNVVPTLVVVFSLNVADAILTEAGLAFLGLGLQPPTPDWGFDLNKGKAYLPRGYWWPITFPGLMITLVALGFSLLGEGLGELLNPRLTEE
- a CDS encoding ABC transporter ATP-binding protein, which encodes MEPLLQVEHLTVTYETRLGPVRAVDDVSFTLHRGEVLGLVGESGCGKSTLGMALLRMVRPPGRITGGHILFQGRDLLQLSEEEMRRLRGRHISMVFQDPMTSLNPLQRIGDHIVETIRVHEPQVSKQEAWERAAHLVQRLGISPDRLKDYPHQLSGGMRQRIMIGIGLALNADLIIADEPTTSLDVIVEAQFLDLLRELREEFNLTLILITHNIGIVAELADRVAVMYAGRMAEIGPVHDIFHRTLHPYTQGLLASVPSIRLEDGLELATLSGAPPSLLDPPLGCRFHPRCPQAMPVCAQYVPPWQEVHPGHGTACWLYTEEDA